The Synechococcus sp. M16.1 genome includes the window CCTGAAATGGGTGGCGACAGCGGATCCCACATATCCACAACCCACAATCCCGTAACTGCCCGCCATACCCGGTCAAACACCTTTTACAGAATTTAACGAACGAGCTTTAGGCCTGCCGTGACAATGGAGACATGATCTCGATGATCCTCAACCTGCTCTGGGTTGTTCTCGGCGGACTTCCCATGGCTCTGGCCTGGTGGCTGGCCGCGTTGATCTGCGCCATCACCATCGTTGGCCTGCCATGGGCACGGTCGTGCTGGGTGGTCGGTTGTTTCTCGCTCTGGCCCTTCGGCTCCGAAGCCGTGAGCCGTCGTCAGCTGAGAGGACGAGGTGATCTGGGAACGGGCCCCCTGGGGGCGCTCGGCAATGTGATCTGGTTCCTTGTGGCCGGCTGGTGGCTGGCTCTTGGTCACCTCAGCAGTGCCCTGGCCTGCTTTGTGACGATCATCGGCATTCCCTTCAGCATTCAGCACATCAAACTGGCTTTGATTGCTCTGGCCCCCGTCGGCATGACGGTGGTGAAATCTCGCAACTGATCTCAGCAGAGCTGATCAGAACAGCACCTGATCAGAACAGCAACTGAATCAGCCAGACCATCGCCAAACCAAGCACGCCGGCCAACAGCAATCCGCCCACCAGAAAGGTGATGGCGGCGGCCAGCCCGATCCTGGCCATGGTGTCTGGATAGAGAAGAAACAGGGTCAGCCACAGGGCCACAGGCCACAACGGCGGAATCAACAAGCAGACCCCGGTGAGGATCATCAGCTTGCGATCACGCTGTTGCTTGGCCTCCACCAGAAGGGCTTCGGCATCAGCTTCACGATCTAGCGCAGCCTGCTCATCGTCACTGAGCCAACGGCCACGAGCCTTGGCACGATCGAGCTCGTCCTCGAGCCGTTCAGCGGGGTTGCCCTTGCTCATCGGCTCACCATAAGAAGCAAGGGATCAACCCAAAAACAAAGACCGACCATCACAATCGATCTGATATAGGTAATTTTATCTAGGTATTTACCCGCCGCAATAATTTCATTGCCCAAAAAAGAAAAACGGCATAGTGTCGCTCTGCGAATTGAGAAAGACGTGCTGAATACAAACCTGGAGTCACCGAATCCTTCCCAAGCTTGCGTCACTGAATCACAAGTGAATGCCTATTTTGAATGCCTAACCCTCTGCAATCTCGATGATGGCAGCTGTTACGAGCAATGCATTCTCGTGCATCTAAAAAACGAGGTTGATGCATGAAAAGCCTGAGCCATCAAACACAAATGGGCTTGGCATCCATTGCCTCAACCGTTGCTGTTGCGCTTCTCGTGATCGGTTTTATGGGCATGGCCCAGCACATCAATGCCAGCCCGCTCTGAAGCAGCTGCTCACTTCTGACGTTTGAAGGTGTAGCAACCACCGTGGTAGCCCGTGAAGGGTTGGGCGTAGGTCACCAATTCCCACCCCTGCTCTCCCAATTCATTCATCAAGCCCACCAGGGTGACGTCTCGCTGCGGATGACTTCTGGAGATCAGCTGGCGATCATCCAGCCAGAGCTCCTCGATTTCCCCGGTCCACGACTTCCCCCGGGGCACGAAGCGCAACTGGGTGTACTCCCAACGCATCACCAAGCATCAGCTGAACGACGCACCATCTTCACCGCAGACGGCACCAACCGGGGGCGAGAATTAAAGAACCCGCTGTTCTGTGATGCGTCGCTTGCTCGCCCAGCTCGTTCTGCTCATCAGCCTGCTCACGCTCACACCGGGCTGGTGCGGAGCCCTGGAGGTGACCATGCAACGCATTGATTCCAACGGCATTGGCGAATCGATCGGCAGCGTCACCGCGCAAGACACCGACCAAGGCCTCGTGATTTATCCCGATCTGGCCGGGCTGAGCCCTGGGGAACACGGCTTCCATCTCCACAGCACGGGAAGCTGTGACGTGGGCGAAACCGCCGAGGGCACTCCTGTTGCCGGCTTGGCCGCCGGAGGTCACTGGGACCCGGACGAAACGGGGCAACACCTCGGCCCCTTCGGAAACGGTCACCGGGGCGATCTCAGCAGGCTGGTGGTGGATGACGACGGCAAGACCAACACCAGCGTGGTGGCGCCACGGCTCAGCACCGCTGACCTGAAGGGGAAAGCCCTGATTGTTCACGCAGGCGGCGACACCTACAGGGACGAGCCCCCCCTGGGTGGAGGTGGAGCACGGGTTGCCTGTGGTGTGGTGCCGGACGAGCGCTGACTCAGCCGTTCACCAGGCGGGCATGTAGGCGACAGACCCTGATGGCCTGAGCGGGTGGCTCCTGACAGAGGGCACCGAGTTCCCTGTTCAGCTGTTGGAACAGGGACAGATCCGCTCCGGGAATTGAGGGAAACACCAGGAACAAACCTGAGGCGATCAAACCGATCACAACATCGCTCCAACTCTTAAGAAAACCCTAAGCCCGCATCGATTCGGGGTCGTGTTCGTCCCTGCAGACCACGGCCATCAGCGCCTCGATGTGCAACATCAGGCCAGCGCGCCAGGCAGCATCTTCGTCACAGGCCTCGATGGTGTCCACCACGATCGAGCCCCCACGCTCAATGATCAGGTCATAGGCGGGTGGCATCGGAGCGTTGCAGTGCCTCCCCATTCAGCAGGCAAAGCGCGTCTGGCACATCCCCCAGTTGAGAGAGTTCAACGGCAGGAGAACATGATCAAACGCTTGAGCTCTCACAACGTTGTTCAAATCTCCCCTGTTTCGGCGCGTCGGGATCTACCTCGTGCTCAGCACCGCAGCTGTCACCGTCGTCAATCAGCTCGAGATTGAGCAACAGAGTGCCTATCAGATCTACATCCCGATGTTCATTGGGATCTACATCGTTTCGCGTTGGCTCGACAGCCGGTTCAACAAGGCCTCATCACAGCAGGCCTCTCAACAGCCACAGCCCAACGCAACGCAGAACAAAACCTCACCATCCACAACCGACCGCGGTTTTGGACAGTGAGGTGAAGCGAAGCTGTTGTGAAGCTCAGCGGCGGGGTTCGGCCTTGCGAACGGAGATGGCACGGCCCATCCACTCAACGTTCTGCAAGTCGTCGATCGCCGACTGCTCATCGGCTTCGTTGCTGAGATCCACAAATGCGAAACCACGCTTGCGGCCCGTCTCCCGGTCGAGGGGCAAGGAGCATTTGCTCACCTCGCCGTACTGACTGAACAGATGCGTGAGATCCTCCCGCTCAGCGTCCCAGGAGAGATTTCCAATGAAGATCGTCAAAAAAAGAAATTGATCAAGACTTCTTACCTTCGCACACAGCGGCCAAATGCCGAGCCCTCAGAAAGGAGGGCTCATCAATGGGATCAAGGACTACCAAACAATTCCGTTCAAACCTGAATTCGATAGAAAGCCTTTGCTTCGAGCCCAACGAAGCCGCAACGGAACCAGGCTTGATTCAGTTGAGGCATGGAAATGGGTGGACTCAGCGGTACCAAAGCGGACGATTTCATCAACGCAGCCAAAGCCCGCGGCGAAGCTGCCCTGCAAGACAAACAACCCAAATTGACCAAGCTGGAAAAAGCATTCCGGCATGCGGCAATCCGGCGGCGGGCTGAAGATGCCCGCAAAAAGGGACACCACGCCTAATTCAAAGCCCTGCCTTTCCAGGTCCAACCGCGTCCCGTGCGGGTGCGCCAGATCGAGACGGGGCCAATCGCACCCACCAGCAACCCGCCGGCTCCCATCAGCCACCAGTAACTAAGGGGCACATCAAAGTTGCTGCGCGTCCACAGCCGCAGCAGCAGCTGTTGAAGGATGGACAAGCTCGCTAGGGCCAACACCCACCACCAAGCCGAAGCCAGCAGGGGTTGGAGCCAGAGCAGCAGCAGCGATGCCGGCAGCAACAGCCAGGGCACGGTGAACATCAACACCACCACCAAAGCGGCGCCAAGGGCTTTGACGGGGTCCCGGTCCAAGCCCAGAAACCAGTTCTTGGTCCAGCCCTCCCAAAGCGCCGCGAGGTCGCTGTACATCCGCAGATCAACCGCATCAAGCCCCAGGAGATAACGCAGCCGATGGCCTCCTCCCTTGATGGCGCGAGCGAGGGCCAGATCTTCCACCACCTCACCAGCCAGGGCCCGGTGACCACCAATCTGCGCATAGGTGGAGGCCTTGAACAACATGAACGGCCCCGCCGCAAATGCCACCGGCGATGCCGGGTCGTTGGTTTCGAGGATGGGAAAGCCGAGGCCCAGAAGGCTGGCCATGATCGGCTGCACCATCCATTCCGCCAGGCATCCGCAACTCAACCGCGGCGCCAGGCTCAGCAGATCGGCCTGCTCATCAAGGGCCTGAGCCAGGGACCGTTTGAGGGCATCGGGCTTGAGCCGAACATCGGCATCGATGAACAACAGCCAATCGCTGGAGACCTGGTCAACGGCCCTGCTGCAGGCCCAGTTCTTGCCCACCCAGCGTTCGTTGACGGGCCTGGGTCCGGCCTGGATCAGCCGGAAGTGGGGCGCTGCAGAGCCAGCCCGGAGGGCGTTGTCCACCGTTGCATCGCTGGACTCGTCATCCACCACCAGCACCGACCAGTTCCGGCAGGGGGGCTGATTGGCCAGCACGCTGGCGACACAGGCCTCGATGTTGTGGGCCTCGTTGAAGGCGGGGATCACCACGGTCAGCGACGTGTCCGGAGCAGCAACGTCCTGGCCAGGCTTCAAGCGCGGTGCCACTGAAAACACCCGTTGCAGCCCCAGCTGAAGGATCAGCAATCCCGCTGCAGCTGAACCAGCCGCAGCAAGAAACAGCAGGGGCTCAAGCAGGGCAAGCGTCAAGGCCGGGCCATGGTGTGGTGGGCAGCCGTCTTAGCTGACGGATGCTGCAGCTTCCACCATCGGCCACATCGCAGCAAATTCGGCATCGGACACCACGGCAGTGACCTCGAACTGAATGCCGAAGTCCTTGATCCAGGGCCCGAGATGCGCCCACACCTTGCCGATGTCACTGGCCACGGCAATGGCGACACCACTACCGCTGATCGGTTCGCAGACGCGGTATTTGAGAGCAAATCCATCGAAGGCATCTCCCGGTGCTCCCGAGTTGATGTAGTCAGCAAAGCCAGGGCATGACTCCCACGCCCCCTCAACGGTCGGGAACGTCCAAACGATCAAGTAGTGCTGCACGGTGAAGGGAGGCATCCACTTGCTGCCTAGCCACGAACGACCGTTCAGGCTGGATTGCAACTGAATTCAGTAGTCATTCCGCAGACGCCTCAGGCGGTGCTGGCACGGGGCTACAGCTGAATTAAGACCCAGCTCAACCATGACTCTCCACGTCGCCAATGAGATGGATGAAGTGGAAGTGGCCGTCTGGTGGGACCTGTCACGCATCGTTCGGCACTTCGAACGCCAGGGGCTGGAGCGCCGGGCGGTGAAAGCTGCCGTGATGAATGCAGCGCTGCGCCTGATGAAAGACGAAGGCGAGGGACCCTCAACGTTGTGATTGCTGCATCAACACCACTTCCTCCGGGGAACTCACCCGTCCGAGAGCAGCATTGCGATGGGGATAGCGGCCAAAGCGCTGCAGCTGGAGGCGATGGCGGCGGGCCACATCGGCGGTGGCAGCGTCCGCGAAGTGCTCCAGCAAAGGGATGGCCTGGGCCACCACGCTGATGTTTTCGCTGTGCAAAAGAGGCATCAGCCAGAACTGCCGCCGCGGTCGTTGCGATTCCGCTGCGATCCATCCCCGCTCCAGCGCTGCCAGGCTCAGCTTCAGAGCCTGAGGATCTCCGGCAAAAGCCTTGGCTTCACCACGCCAGATCTGACGGGTGAATTGATCCAGCAGCAGCACAAGGGCCAGACCGCTGCTGGGCCCACAGATCCAGTGGTCCAGCTCTCCAGCGAGGGCGCCCTCAACGGCCTCGCCGAATCGCTCTCGCACCAGGGCATCGAAGCTGTCGCGGCGACGAAACCACTGCCAGGGACGGCACTGCTGAAACCAGAACTCCAGAACGTCGTCGGCGCTCAAGACGAACAGCTGTAGTGGGACACCCCACCGGCGCTGAAGAACTCTCGCGGTTTCAAGCGGTCATAGCGGGCCGCCATGTCGGCGGAAGGGGTGTCGTAAGGCGTGCTGAACAGCTGCTGCAGTTCAGCCATCAAGGAGGTGTCGCCTTCGGCGGCCTGCTGGTAGGCCGGAGCGATCAACCATTCGCGCCAGGTGATCGCCGGGTTGACCCGCCGCATGCCAGTGGAGATCACCGACGGATCAACGCCGCTGGGCCACTGGGCACGCCAGCGAAGCAACCAGTCGTTCCACTGGGATTCGAGCGGGGCCGAAAGGGGCAGATAGAAACAGTCCCGCAGCGGATCGATCTGCTCGGGAAGATCCGACAAGCGGCGGAAGAACATCGCGTAATCGGCGCTGGACTCCACCATGAGCTTCAACAGTTCTTGCACCAGCGCGTCGTCGGCACTGGGCAGGCCGAGTTTGCTGCTCCACATCCGTTGCATGGCCTCCTGCATGGCAGCGGGGAACTCCTCCAGCAACTGATCCAGTTGGGCCTGAACCTCCGCCTGGCCCTCCATCAGCGTGCGCAGGGATTTCCAGAACATGCGGTAGTTGGCCTCCGCGGCCACCGGCTGGTTGAAGAAGCAGAAGTGGGCGCCGCCCCCGGTCCAGGGCTGAAAGCGCGGATCGAACAGCTCGCAGAAGCCAAACGGGCCGTAGTCGAGGGTGAAGCCACCGGCGGCGCAGTTGTCGCTGTTGAAGTTGCCCTGGCAATAGCCCACACGGATCCAGTTGGCAACGAGGGTCGTGAGCCGATCACAGAACAAGCGCGCCAACAGCACAACCTGGTCGCTGAACGGCAGGCCAGGGTCGATCTCCTGGCGGTAATTGCGTTCGATCAAGTGCACCACGATCTGGTGCAATTCCTGATGCGCCCGGGGATGGGCCTCACTGCGGGCACGGCGAGCGAACAACTCCAGCTGACCCACCCGCAGAAACGATGGTGCCACCCGGGTGCTGATGGCCGCCGGGTTGTCGACCATCACGTCCGGATCCATCGAGCGTGAATTCTCGGAATACCAGGGGCGACACACCCTCTCGGCATGGGAGACGTAGAGCGTCAACGAACGGGAGGTGGGCACACCGAGGGCATGCATGAAGTCCTGCGCCAGAAACTCACGGACGCTGGAGCGGAGCACGGCGCGACCATCGGCGCCACGGCAGTAGGGGGTGGGACCACCACCTTTGAGCTGCATCTCCCAGCGGCGCCCTTCAAACAACCCCTCAAACACCGACATGGCTCGACCATCGCCGTAGCCATTGCCATTTCCAAAGGGGCACTGCTGGGTGTACTCGGTGCCGTAGATCGAAAGGGCGTAGCCGGTGGCCCAGCCCCAGGGCCGCATCGGACCGGTGGCCACACCGAGATCACCGGAAAACATGCGGCGGAACTGATCGTCCTGGGCGAGGTCATCGCTGAGACCTAGCTCCCTGAAAAAGCTGCGGCTGTGCGCCAGGTATTGGGGTTCGGGGATCGGGGTGGGCATCACCGGCACGTAGTGGCCGGAGAGCACCTGGCGAGGACGGTGGTCCTCCCCATCCGCTGTGGACTCCGGGTCAGGCGTGAGGGCTTCAAGAAGGGAGTAGTCGGCCCGTTCGGCGAACTCAGCAAACGTGGCGGTGCTCATCGGACCCTGACGCTGAACCCATCATCGCCAGAGCTGCGGCCGGGTGTTTTGACCGATGGCCAATGCCGAGCCGAGGCCTTACACCGAGGGAAGCATCCAAGGACAACCGTGGGCAAAGCCAGGAAACTTCGCTCCGACAACCGGCAGGAGGAGCTGATCACCAGCCTGATCGGCCTCACCGCCATTTTTGTGGCCACGGCCATCTGGTGGAGCGTGGCTCCCCAGTGGCTCACCAGCAGCTGGCAGACCTTTCAGTAGTCGGGTACTGGTCGACCTAGTAGTCGGGCATGGACGACTCAGCCCGCAGCTTGCACCAGGGCTCCAGCAGGGTGGGGCGACCGCAATGGGGGCAATCCTGCCCCCGCTTCTCCACCTGCACGAAGGGGATCCAACGGGAGTTGGCCTGCCCCTCATAGCCGCAATGCTTGCAGTGAATCCGGTATTCAGCCATGGCTCAGAGGGCGGGCTTTTCCTGACGTTGCACGGCCTCATGGGCCTGGCGCAGGCCATGCACCATGAAGCAATAGGCCGGATTGCACACCAGGTACTTGCCGTCGCCGATGGCGTCGATGGTGGACCCGCGCGAGGTGGCAAAAATTCGACTTTTGAACTCCATCTCATCTCCAGTGCTGACCTCACTGTTGTGGGGACGTGGAGGAGCGGCAACCCGTGTAAACGCGCATTGT containing:
- a CDS encoding YccF domain-containing protein; protein product: MISMILNLLWVVLGGLPMALAWWLAALICAITIVGLPWARSCWVVGCFSLWPFGSEAVSRRQLRGRGDLGTGPLGALGNVIWFLVAGWWLALGHLSSALACFVTIIGIPFSIQHIKLALIALAPVGMTVVKSRN
- the sodC gene encoding superoxide dismutase family protein — its product is MRRLLAQLVLLISLLTLTPGWCGALEVTMQRIDSNGIGESIGSVTAQDTDQGLVIYPDLAGLSPGEHGFHLHSTGSCDVGETAEGTPVAGLAAGGHWDPDETGQHLGPFGNGHRGDLSRLVVDDDGKTNTSVVAPRLSTADLKGKALIVHAGGDTYRDEPPLGGGGARVACGVVPDER
- a CDS encoding RNA-binding protein — protein: MTIFIGNLSWDAEREDLTHLFSQYGEVSKCSLPLDRETGRKRGFAFVDLSNEADEQSAIDDLQNVEWMGRAISVRKAEPRR
- a CDS encoding glycosyltransferase family 2 protein codes for the protein MTLALLEPLLFLAAAGSAAAGLLILQLGLQRVFSVAPRLKPGQDVAAPDTSLTVVIPAFNEAHNIEACVASVLANQPPCRNWSVLVVDDESSDATVDNALRAGSAAPHFRLIQAGPRPVNERWVGKNWACSRAVDQVSSDWLLFIDADVRLKPDALKRSLAQALDEQADLLSLAPRLSCGCLAEWMVQPIMASLLGLGFPILETNDPASPVAFAAGPFMLFKASTYAQIGGHRALAGEVVEDLALARAIKGGGHRLRYLLGLDAVDLRMYSDLAALWEGWTKNWFLGLDRDPVKALGAALVVVLMFTVPWLLLPASLLLLWLQPLLASAWWWVLALASLSILQQLLLRLWTRSNFDVPLSYWWLMGAGGLLVGAIGPVSIWRTRTGRGWTWKGRALN
- a CDS encoding DUF3303 domain-containing protein gives rise to the protein MQHYLIVWTFPTVEGAWESCPGFADYINSGAPGDAFDGFALKYRVCEPISGSGVAIAVASDIGKVWAHLGPWIKDFGIQFEVTAVVSDAEFAAMWPMVEAAASVS
- a CDS encoding DUF924 family protein — protein: MSADDVLEFWFQQCRPWQWFRRRDSFDALVRERFGEAVEGALAGELDHWICGPSSGLALVLLLDQFTRQIWRGEAKAFAGDPQALKLSLAALERGWIAAESQRPRRQFWLMPLLHSENISVVAQAIPLLEHFADAATADVARRHRLQLQRFGRYPHRNAALGRVSSPEEVVLMQQSQR
- a CDS encoding protein adenylyltransferase SelO family protein, with product MSTATFAEFAERADYSLLEALTPDPESTADGEDHRPRQVLSGHYVPVMPTPIPEPQYLAHSRSFFRELGLSDDLAQDDQFRRMFSGDLGVATGPMRPWGWATGYALSIYGTEYTQQCPFGNGNGYGDGRAMSVFEGLFEGRRWEMQLKGGGPTPYCRGADGRAVLRSSVREFLAQDFMHALGVPTSRSLTLYVSHAERVCRPWYSENSRSMDPDVMVDNPAAISTRVAPSFLRVGQLELFARRARSEAHPRAHQELHQIVVHLIERNYRQEIDPGLPFSDQVVLLARLFCDRLTTLVANWIRVGYCQGNFNSDNCAAGGFTLDYGPFGFCELFDPRFQPWTGGGAHFCFFNQPVAAEANYRMFWKSLRTLMEGQAEVQAQLDQLLEEFPAAMQEAMQRMWSSKLGLPSADDALVQELLKLMVESSADYAMFFRRLSDLPEQIDPLRDCFYLPLSAPLESQWNDWLLRWRAQWPSGVDPSVISTGMRRVNPAITWREWLIAPAYQQAAEGDTSLMAELQQLFSTPYDTPSADMAARYDRLKPREFFSAGGVSHYSCSS